In Myxococcus stipitatus, the following are encoded in one genomic region:
- a CDS encoding response regulator transcription factor, protein MEQLNRTGLEEGTIQVLLVEDDERLARLTTRYLHEHGLVVTVAGTGNDALVEAQRHVFDIILLDLMLPGRDGLAVCRELRGRTDVPIIMVTARGEEEDRVLGLETGADDYLAKPYSSRELLARIRAQVRRARGRTGPPSQPVQTGRLVMDPRNLRATLDGKPLHLTTYEFSLLRVLAERAGRVLSREQLLDLVKGSSDEVFDRSVDVHIFRLRQKLEVDPRNPLLLKTVRGAGYLLALGGEG, encoded by the coding sequence ATGGAGCAGCTCAACCGTACTGGCCTGGAGGAAGGCACCATCCAGGTCCTGCTCGTCGAGGATGACGAGCGACTGGCCCGGCTCACCACTCGATATCTCCATGAGCACGGGCTCGTCGTCACGGTGGCCGGCACGGGCAACGACGCGCTGGTGGAGGCGCAGCGCCACGTCTTCGACATCATCCTGTTGGACTTGATGCTGCCCGGGCGCGACGGGCTCGCCGTCTGCCGCGAGCTGCGGGGCCGCACCGATGTCCCCATCATCATGGTCACCGCGCGCGGCGAGGAGGAAGACCGCGTGCTCGGGCTGGAGACCGGCGCGGATGACTACCTGGCGAAGCCCTACTCCTCGCGCGAGCTGCTGGCGCGGATTCGCGCCCAGGTCCGCCGCGCCCGAGGCCGCACCGGCCCACCGTCGCAGCCGGTGCAGACGGGGCGGCTGGTGATGGACCCGCGCAACCTCCGCGCGACGCTGGACGGCAAGCCGCTGCACCTCACCACGTATGAGTTCAGCCTGCTGCGTGTGCTGGCCGAGCGCGCCGGCCGCGTGCTCAGCCGCGAGCAGCTCCTGGATTTGGTGAAGGGCAGCTCCGACGAGGTGTTCGACCGCTCCGTCGACGTGCACATCTTCCGGCTCCGTCAGAAGCTGGAGGTGGACCCGCGCAACCCCCTGCTGCTGAAGACGGTCCGAGGCGCGGGCTACCTGCTCGCCTTGGGAGGCGAAGGGTGA
- a CDS encoding helix-turn-helix transcriptional regulator produces the protein MDKKLATNIGAAARAARTRLELTQADVAERIDVATEVYGRLERGGMLPSVQTLLKLCHELHVSADELLGLAAHGAASSRTSEPPSSPPERPEVRRLLRTVRQLEAPHVKLLGLVANALGRR, from the coding sequence ATGGACAAGAAACTGGCAACCAACATCGGAGCGGCGGCGAGAGCCGCGCGGACGCGGCTGGAGCTCACGCAAGCTGACGTGGCCGAACGCATCGACGTGGCCACGGAGGTGTATGGGCGTCTGGAGCGAGGCGGCATGCTTCCCAGCGTGCAGACGCTGCTGAAGCTGTGTCACGAGCTTCATGTCTCCGCGGACGAGCTGCTGGGGCTCGCCGCGCACGGCGCCGCGTCCTCGCGCACCAGCGAGCCTCCGTCATCTCCTCCCGAGCGACCCGAAGTCCGTCGCTTGCTTCGCACCGTGCGTCAGCTCGAAGCCCCCCACGTGAAGCTCCTGGGGCTGGTGGCCAACGCCCTGGGCCGGCGCTGA
- a CDS encoding SitI3 family protein produces the protein MSLDYNFRITTSLAPEQVLQVAMEALALRPASESPRGEIRGPGFLLAAGPVAPMSKAMMEEARGFAPSVDLQFGLEAHQRHTAMTAMLHGVLAVLRHVSGDAALLFGGETVLLLRRHGQLLLDASTGVWTPERLALVSAPYAMQALPTL, from the coding sequence TTGTCGCTGGACTACAACTTCCGCATCACCACCTCGCTAGCCCCCGAGCAGGTACTGCAAGTGGCGATGGAAGCCCTCGCGCTGCGGCCCGCCTCGGAGAGTCCGCGCGGAGAAATCAGAGGCCCCGGATTCCTCCTCGCCGCCGGTCCCGTCGCGCCCATGAGCAAGGCGATGATGGAGGAGGCTCGGGGCTTCGCGCCGTCGGTCGACCTTCAATTCGGGTTGGAGGCCCACCAGCGGCACACCGCGATGACCGCGATGCTTCACGGAGTCCTCGCGGTCCTGCGCCACGTCTCTGGCGACGCGGCCCTCCTCTTCGGAGGCGAGACCGTCCTCCTCCTTCGACGGCACGGGCAACTGCTCCTCGACGCAAGCACCGGCGTCTGGACACCAGAGCGACTGGCACTCGTGAGCGCCCCCTACGCCATGCAGGCGCTCCCCACGCTCTAA
- a CDS encoding long-chain fatty acid--CoA ligase: MPIVHDWLARRAALDPDHLALVDSTRDGRRISYREWNTSASRTAAWLHHTLGVQRGDRVAVLAHNRVETLDLLFACAKLGAVLQPLNWRLSSPELTGILADAEPSVLVYGPELRALVDSVRSRAPFVRHWLCLDSPLPGERAFSSRDDAPSTPLPTLELEAETPWVLCYTGGSTGLPKAAVLTHGSITANAANTVVSWGLTSDDVAVLNAPLFHTGGLNVFTLPLVYAGGASVVCKGFDVEQVFDLIHQRQVSLVFGVPTMFIEMQRHPRFDAVDFSHLKLLVSGGAPCPLPVFERFFARGVAFKTGYGLTEAGPNNFWLPPAHVRNKPGFVGVPLFHVEARIEDEHQPGDVGELLLRGPHVCAGYWRRPEETARAFTDGWLRTGDLALRDEDGCFRIVGRGKDLIISGGENIYPAEVESVLAGHPDVAEVAVIGVPDPKWGETPRALVVPRAGSTPSAEALLAFCEGRLARYKTPRSVCFIDALPRTSAGKVDRRALATTRGTP, translated from the coding sequence ATGCCCATCGTCCATGACTGGCTGGCCCGCCGCGCGGCTCTGGACCCCGACCACCTCGCCCTCGTCGACTCCACCCGGGACGGGCGCCGCATCTCCTATCGCGAGTGGAACACCTCCGCCTCGCGCACCGCCGCCTGGCTGCACCACACCCTCGGCGTCCAACGCGGCGACCGCGTCGCCGTCCTCGCCCACAACCGCGTCGAGACACTCGACCTGCTCTTCGCCTGCGCGAAGCTCGGCGCCGTCCTCCAACCCCTCAACTGGCGCCTCAGCTCCCCGGAGCTCACCGGCATCCTCGCGGACGCGGAACCGTCGGTCCTCGTCTACGGCCCGGAGCTGCGCGCCCTGGTCGACTCCGTCCGCTCCCGCGCGCCCTTCGTGCGCCACTGGCTCTGCCTCGACTCCCCGCTCCCCGGTGAACGCGCCTTCTCCTCGCGAGACGACGCGCCCTCCACTCCGCTCCCCACCCTGGAGCTCGAGGCCGAGACACCCTGGGTGCTCTGCTACACGGGCGGCAGCACCGGCCTCCCCAAGGCCGCGGTCCTCACCCACGGCTCCATCACCGCCAACGCCGCCAACACCGTGGTAAGCTGGGGCCTCACCTCCGACGACGTCGCCGTCCTCAACGCGCCCCTCTTCCACACCGGTGGCCTCAACGTCTTCACCTTGCCCCTCGTCTACGCCGGCGGCGCCTCCGTCGTCTGCAAGGGCTTCGACGTCGAGCAGGTGTTCGACCTCATCCACCAACGACAGGTGAGCCTCGTCTTCGGCGTGCCCACCATGTTCATCGAGATGCAGCGCCACCCACGCTTCGATGCCGTGGACTTCTCCCACCTCAAGCTGCTCGTCAGCGGCGGCGCACCGTGCCCCCTGCCCGTGTTCGAGCGCTTCTTCGCCCGAGGCGTCGCCTTCAAGACCGGCTACGGCCTCACCGAAGCCGGCCCCAACAACTTCTGGCTCCCGCCCGCTCACGTGCGAAACAAGCCGGGCTTCGTCGGCGTGCCGCTCTTCCACGTGGAGGCCCGCATCGAGGACGAACACCAACCCGGCGACGTCGGCGAGCTCCTCCTGCGAGGCCCGCACGTCTGCGCCGGCTACTGGCGCCGCCCCGAGGAGACCGCCCGCGCCTTCACCGATGGATGGCTGCGCACCGGAGACCTGGCCCTGCGCGATGAGGACGGCTGCTTCCGCATCGTCGGCCGCGGCAAGGACCTCATCATCTCCGGAGGAGAGAACATCTACCCCGCCGAGGTCGAGAGTGTTCTCGCGGGCCACCCCGACGTCGCCGAGGTCGCCGTCATCGGCGTGCCCGACCCGAAGTGGGGCGAGACCCCCCGCGCCCTCGTCGTGCCTCGCGCGGGCTCCACCCCCTCCGCCGAGGCCCTGCTCGCCTTCTGTGAGGGCAGGCTCGCCCGCTACAAGACCCCTCGCTCGGTGTGCTTCATCGACGCGCTGCCTCGCACCTCGGCGGGCAAGGTGGACCGCCGCGCACTGGCCACCACGCGGGGTACGCCTTGA
- a CDS encoding VOC family protein: MARTVAEGWQSVPWGDEVRSGRALVGIQRGMLGGMTLRRMDNVSIVVEDLAGAIAFFRELGMEVEGQMPVEGAWVDQVVGLDGVRVDIAMMRTPDGHGRLELTKFHHPAAFSGEPKSAPPNVLGLRRIMFAVEGIDDVIARLRTHGAEFVGEVGQYEDRYRLCYLRGPEGILIALAEQLR, encoded by the coding sequence ATGGCCCGCACGGTAGCCGAGGGCTGGCAGTCCGTCCCGTGGGGTGACGAGGTGAGGAGCGGGCGGGCGCTCGTGGGGATTCAGCGGGGTATGCTCGGGGGCATGACGCTTCGACGCATGGACAATGTGAGCATCGTTGTCGAAGACCTCGCGGGGGCCATCGCGTTCTTCCGTGAGCTGGGCATGGAGGTCGAGGGCCAGATGCCCGTCGAGGGAGCGTGGGTGGACCAGGTCGTCGGGCTCGACGGAGTTCGCGTCGACATCGCGATGATGAGGACGCCGGATGGGCACGGCCGGCTGGAATTGACGAAGTTCCACCACCCGGCGGCGTTCAGCGGGGAGCCGAAGAGCGCGCCGCCGAACGTGTTGGGCCTTCGCCGCATCATGTTCGCGGTCGAGGGCATCGACGATGTCATTGCCCGCCTGCGCACCCACGGCGCCGAGTTCGTCGGCGAGGTGGGACAATACGAAGACCGCTACCGGCTCTGCTACCTCCGCGGACCCGAGGGCATCCTCATCGCGCTGGCGGAACAGCTCCGCTGA
- a CDS encoding HAMP domain-containing sensor histidine kinase, with protein MSLRPRTPGRLLLRIYLVGLAQFILVITSFYLARHLILDRPLRHGFNRHAAYNISEWSELRDEPVALQASLDRAARLLEARVTLRDVSGRLIATNNAASPAPPLTPAELDVLATRGEHSSAGRSPHAITLPIPETGPIEAYATIISRAPEPARGKVALFAGAVVLVTAITSFALSRMLALPLQRLADVARELGEGKLDTRTGIRRRDELGRVAEAFDEMAGRITHLLRSQTELLANVSHELRTPLARIRVALDLAEEGDAATAREMLSDITEDLSELERLVEDVLTTSKLDLASEGSGTPPLRPERVEVQGLVEKAASRFRTARPGRVLEVSVDETLPALDADPVLLRRALDNLLDNAGKYSEPRTPVRLRARVGATGKLALEVADDGIGIEPEDLPRVGTPFFRTDRSRARRTGGVGMGLALARRIVDAHGGTLTLESTPGQGTTARIVLPVPPPSARAMD; from the coding sequence GTGAGTCTGCGGCCCCGGACACCCGGCCGGCTGCTGCTTCGCATCTACCTGGTGGGCCTCGCGCAGTTCATCCTGGTCATCACCTCGTTCTACCTGGCCCGCCACCTCATCCTCGACCGGCCGCTGCGGCACGGCTTCAATCGCCACGCGGCCTACAACATCAGCGAGTGGAGTGAGCTGCGTGATGAACCCGTCGCGCTCCAGGCGTCGCTGGACCGCGCCGCGCGGCTCCTGGAAGCACGGGTGACGCTGCGGGATGTGTCCGGGCGGCTCATCGCCACCAACAACGCCGCGTCACCCGCGCCCCCGCTGACGCCCGCGGAGCTGGACGTGCTGGCCACGCGCGGTGAGCACTCCTCGGCGGGGCGCTCGCCCCATGCCATCACGCTGCCCATCCCGGAGACAGGCCCCATCGAGGCCTATGCCACCATCATCTCCCGCGCCCCCGAGCCCGCGCGGGGGAAGGTCGCGCTCTTCGCGGGCGCGGTGGTGCTCGTCACGGCCATCACCTCGTTCGCCCTCTCGCGCATGCTGGCCCTCCCGCTCCAGCGGCTCGCGGACGTGGCGCGCGAGCTGGGCGAAGGCAAGCTGGACACCCGCACGGGCATCCGCCGCCGCGATGAGCTGGGCCGGGTGGCGGAGGCGTTCGACGAGATGGCGGGCCGCATCACCCACCTCCTGCGCTCGCAGACGGAGCTGCTCGCCAACGTGTCCCATGAGCTGCGCACGCCGCTGGCGCGCATCCGCGTGGCGCTGGACCTGGCGGAAGAGGGCGACGCGGCCACGGCGCGGGAGATGCTCTCGGACATCACCGAGGACCTGTCCGAACTGGAGCGGCTGGTGGAGGACGTGCTCACCACGTCCAAGCTGGACCTGGCCTCGGAGGGCTCCGGCACACCGCCGCTGCGGCCCGAGCGCGTGGAGGTCCAGGGGCTGGTGGAGAAGGCGGCCTCGCGCTTCCGCACCGCGCGGCCCGGGCGCGTGCTGGAGGTGAGCGTGGACGAGACGCTGCCCGCGCTGGACGCGGACCCGGTGTTGTTGCGGCGCGCGCTGGACAACCTGCTCGACAACGCGGGCAAGTACTCCGAGCCCCGGACCCCCGTGCGGCTGCGCGCGCGCGTGGGCGCGACAGGCAAGCTCGCGCTGGAGGTGGCGGATGACGGCATCGGCATCGAGCCGGAGGACCTGCCTCGCGTGGGCACGCCCTTCTTCCGCACGGACCGCAGCCGCGCGCGCCGCACCGGAGGCGTGGGCATGGGCCTGGCGCTGGCCCGGCGCATCGTCGATGCACACGGCGGCACGCTGACGCTGGAGAGCACGCCGGGCCAGGGCACCACCGCGCGCATCGTCCTGCCCGTGCCGCCGCCTTCCGCGCGCGCCATGGACTGA